GCCGTGACGACCGCGATCGTGCAGCCGTTTGACCATCACGCAGGCGGTCGGCCAGATCAGGCAGACGAGAATAAACGCCGCCGTCTGAAAATCGAGCATGCCGCCATTCGCCAGCACAAACAGCAGGGTCATGCTCACCACCCACAGCACCATCCAGATCCAGAAATCGCGGCGTCCAATGCGCCCCTTAAACGAAAACAACCACTGCTGTATGCCCATGTAAGGTTCCTTATTATCGTAATAGCGGCTAGTGTACCCTGGCGGCGGGAGTTTTTGACAAGGCCGCCCAATCTCGTTTTAATCGTCAGCACACTCTACAGAGGGGGATGTGAATGAAAGCACGGCGTTACCACTTTTGGCTGCTCTTTTCCGCGCTGGCGTTCTGCGCGCCGGGTTGGGCAGAAGAGGCGCCAGCCGCCGTCACCGCGCCCTATTTACTGCCGGGCGCCCCCACCTTTGATGAATCGATCAGCCAGTTCCGGGAGAAGTTCAATACCGACAATCCCACGCTTGCGCTGAACGAGTTTCGCGCTGTTGATAGCCGCAGCGATCGCGCCAACCTGACGCGCGCGGCTACGCGCATCAACGATTATCTCTATGCCTCCACGGCGCTTGAGCGCGGCACGTTAAAGATCAAATCGATGCAGATCACCTGGCTGCCGGTGCAGGGGCCGGAGCAGAAAGCGACGAAAGCGAAGGCGCAGGAGTATATGAGCGCCTTTATCCGCGCCTTCTCTCCGACCATGACCGCGGCGCAAAGCATGCAAAAAGTACAAAAGCTGCTGACCAATGGCAAAAGCAAGGCCTACTACGCTGAGACGGAAGGCGCGGTGCGCTATGTGGTGGCAGACAACGGCGAAAAGGGGCTAACCTTCGCGGTTGAACCGATTAAGCTGACGCTATCTGAACCTCTCGAAGGGAACAATAAATGACAAAAAGCAAAGCCTTTCAGGGGAGGGATCTCTATACTGTTTCTCAGACCATGCTGCCCTGACGGGCGGCCATTTTCATTAATTCGCCAAGCGCGTGGAGAGTAAAAATGCGACATCCTTTAGTGATGGGTAACTGGAAGTTGAACGGCAGCCGCCACATGGTTAACGAACTGATTGCCAACCTGCGTACCGAACTGGCGGGCGTTTCAGGCTGCGGCGTGGCGATTGCGCCGCCGAACCTCTACCTGGATCTGGCAAAACACGCCGCTGACGGCAGCCACATCATCCTCGGCGCGCAGAATGTTGATACCAACCTCTCTGGCGCGTTCACCGGCGAA
This Kosakonia cowanii JCM 10956 = DSM 18146 DNA region includes the following protein-coding sequences:
- a CDS encoding DUF805 domain-containing protein, whose product is MGIQQWLFSFKGRIGRRDFWIWMVLWVVSMTLLFVLANGGMLDFQTAAFILVCLIWPTACVMVKRLHDRGRHGGWALLMVLAWMLLSGNWTMLDGTLAWAVGRLIPVAIIVVMMIDLGAMIGTQDKNRFGSETLEVKFR
- a CDS encoding DUF1454 family protein, producing the protein MKARRYHFWLLFSALAFCAPGWAEEAPAAVTAPYLLPGAPTFDESISQFREKFNTDNPTLALNEFRAVDSRSDRANLTRAATRINDYLYASTALERGTLKIKSMQITWLPVQGPEQKATKAKAQEYMSAFIRAFSPTMTAAQSMQKVQKLLTNGKSKAYYAETEGAVRYVVADNGEKGLTFAVEPIKLTLSEPLEGNNK